The Kitasatospora paranensis genome has a window encoding:
- a CDS encoding ionic transporter y4hA, giving the protein MIDRIRAALGRPGLLRWTVIVPLLALVLLALTWGRSLPGAVVAVVAVFLAGAVLAAVHHAEVIAHRVGEPFGSLVLAVAVTVIEVALIVTLMADAPIKNATLARDTVFAAAMITCNGILGLSIVIAALRHRVAVFNAEGTGAAFATIATLATLSLVLPTFTTSKPGPEFSTAQLTFAAVASLGLYGLFVTTQTLRHREYFLPVTAEGDLLESDDHGELPTVRATLTSLGLLAVALVSVVGLAKGVSPTIESAVADAGLPSSVVGVVIALLVLLPESIAALRAARANRVQTSLNLALGSALASIGLTIPAVAVASVWLSGPLVLGLGPTHMVLLALTVAVGTLTVIPRRATPLQGAVHLAVLAAYLVLAVSP; this is encoded by the coding sequence ATGATCGACCGCATCCGCGCCGCCCTCGGCCGACCGGGCCTGCTCCGATGGACCGTCATCGTGCCCCTGCTGGCCCTGGTGCTGCTCGCCCTGACCTGGGGCAGGTCGCTGCCGGGTGCCGTCGTCGCGGTCGTCGCTGTGTTCCTGGCCGGCGCGGTGCTGGCGGCGGTGCACCACGCGGAGGTGATCGCCCACCGGGTCGGCGAACCCTTCGGGTCCCTGGTGCTGGCGGTGGCGGTGACCGTCATCGAGGTGGCGCTGATCGTGACGCTGATGGCCGACGCGCCGATCAAGAACGCCACCCTGGCCCGGGACACCGTGTTCGCCGCCGCCATGATCACCTGCAACGGCATCCTCGGCCTGTCGATCGTGATCGCCGCGCTGCGCCACCGGGTGGCGGTGTTCAACGCGGAGGGCACCGGCGCGGCGTTCGCCACCATCGCCACCCTGGCCACGCTCAGCCTGGTCCTGCCGACGTTCACCACCAGCAAGCCGGGCCCCGAGTTCTCCACTGCCCAGCTGACCTTCGCGGCCGTCGCCTCGCTCGGCCTGTACGGACTGTTCGTCACCACCCAGACACTGCGCCACCGCGAGTACTTCCTGCCGGTGACCGCCGAGGGCGACCTGCTGGAGAGCGACGACCACGGCGAACTCCCCACCGTGCGCGCGACGCTGACGAGCCTCGGGCTGCTCGCCGTGGCCCTGGTCTCGGTGGTCGGGCTGGCCAAGGGCGTGTCGCCGACCATCGAGTCGGCGGTCGCCGACGCCGGCCTGCCGTCGTCCGTGGTCGGCGTGGTGATCGCCCTGCTCGTCCTGCTGCCGGAGAGCATCGCCGCCCTGCGCGCCGCCCGCGCCAACCGGGTGCAGACCAGTCTCAACCTGGCCCTCGGGTCGGCGCTCGCCAGCATCGGGCTCACCATCCCGGCCGTCGCGGTGGCCTCGGTCTGGCTGAGCGGGCCGCTCGTCCTGGGGCTCGGGCCCACCCACATGGTGCTGCTCGCGCTGACCGTCGCCGTCGGCACCCTGACCGTCATCCCACGCCGGGCGACACCCCTCCAGGGCGCCGTGCACCTCGCGGTCCTCGCCGCCTACCTGGTGCTGGCGGTCAGCCCCTGA
- a CDS encoding acyltransferase, translating into MPIARSLLDSARTRGRRAAGRVVHRAWRWVQETGAVTNRNPGPYRFGELGDGTKLAFPLGAVFNEQWITIGPFSIIGERVTISAGFLPGLDLGPEPIVRIGGGCVIGRGSHIVGHQSIVLGDDVWTGPNVYITDQAHEYRDTDLPIGKQWPRNEPVEIGAGSWIGTGAVILPGARIGRNVVVAAGSVVRGDIPDHSVVAGAPAKVVRSWTAEDGWQPPLRHDAPQPVPEGVTAEQLRALVGWDLRIPGQE; encoded by the coding sequence ATGCCGATCGCCCGTTCCCTCCTAGACTCCGCCCGCACCCGGGGCCGCCGCGCGGCCGGCCGTGTGGTCCACCGGGCCTGGCGGTGGGTGCAGGAGACCGGCGCGGTCACCAACCGCAACCCCGGTCCGTACCGATTCGGCGAGCTCGGCGACGGCACCAAGCTGGCCTTCCCGCTCGGTGCGGTGTTCAACGAGCAGTGGATCACCATCGGGCCGTTCTCGATCATCGGAGAGCGGGTCACCATCTCCGCCGGCTTCCTGCCCGGCCTGGACCTCGGGCCCGAGCCGATCGTCCGGATCGGCGGCGGCTGCGTGATCGGCCGCGGCAGCCACATCGTCGGCCACCAGTCGATCGTGCTCGGCGACGACGTCTGGACGGGCCCCAACGTCTACATCACCGACCAGGCGCACGAGTACCGCGACACCGATCTGCCGATCGGCAAGCAGTGGCCGCGCAACGAGCCGGTCGAGATCGGCGCCGGCTCGTGGATCGGCACCGGCGCGGTGATCCTGCCCGGCGCCCGGATCGGCCGCAACGTCGTGGTCGCCGCCGGCTCCGTCGTCCGCGGCGACATCCCCGACCACAGCGTGGTCGCCGGTGCCCCCGCCAAGGTCGTCCGCAGCTGGACGGCCGAGGACGGCTGGCAGCCGCCGCTGCGCCACGACGCCCCGCAGCCCGTCCCGGAGGGCGTCACCGCCGAACAGCTGCGCGCCCTGGTCGGCTGGGACCTGCGGATCCCCGGCCAGGAGTGA
- a CDS encoding alpha/beta hydrolase translates to MTTIDPAGTDAGTTTDSGTDCGTDTDTDAGERLGEGFGEGSGRPAAEDPALRLPDGRVLRYRLHGPEDGMPLLMLGGTPDTRLLRPATRARLAAAGIRAVTVDRPGYGGSTRRPGRGVADTVDALRRVADSLGWQRFAVSGFSGGGPYALGCAALLPDRVTRCAVLSGVAPADADGLDFHAGMSAQSVAEFRHAAQGEQVLRPFLQRYGREVEQALAELPGDPERPARLRAMWRDGLDGWVDDHLALARPWGFDPADVTVPVAVLHGTADSSCPPAHARWLLARIRGAEPRPYRGGHEPRRRSRQRPWGGCAGRSSAEGADATTVGVSRGPGGRPPGPGRRPGRRPRPHW, encoded by the coding sequence GTGACCACCATCGACCCGGCCGGCACGGACGCCGGCACAACGACGGACTCCGGCACGGATTGCGGTACCGACACCGACACCGACGCCGGCGAGCGCCTCGGCGAGGGCTTCGGCGAGGGCTCCGGCCGTCCGGCGGCCGAGGATCCGGCCCTCCGACTGCCGGACGGCCGCGTGCTCCGCTACCGCCTGCACGGCCCCGAGGACGGCATGCCGCTGCTCATGCTGGGCGGCACCCCCGACACCCGGCTGCTGCGGCCCGCCACCCGCGCCCGGCTCGCCGCGGCCGGCATCCGTGCGGTGACCGTGGACCGGCCCGGCTACGGCGGTTCCACCCGGCGGCCCGGCCGCGGCGTGGCCGACACCGTCGATGCCCTGCGCCGGGTCGCCGACAGCCTCGGCTGGCAGCGGTTCGCGGTCTCCGGCTTCTCCGGCGGCGGCCCGTACGCCCTGGGCTGCGCCGCCCTGCTGCCGGATCGGGTGACCCGCTGCGCGGTGCTCTCCGGTGTGGCCCCGGCCGACGCGGACGGCCTCGACTTCCACGCCGGGATGTCGGCGCAGAGCGTGGCGGAGTTCCGGCACGCCGCGCAGGGCGAACAGGTGCTGCGCCCGTTCCTCCAGCGGTACGGCCGGGAGGTCGAACAGGCGCTGGCCGAGCTGCCAGGCGACCCGGAGCGCCCGGCCAGGCTGCGCGCGATGTGGCGGGACGGCCTGGACGGCTGGGTGGACGACCATCTCGCGCTGGCGCGTCCGTGGGGCTTCGATCCGGCGGACGTCACCGTGCCCGTGGCCGTCCTGCACGGCACCGCGGACTCCTCCTGCCCGCCCGCGCACGCCCGGTGGCTGCTCGCCAGGATCCGCGGCGCCGAGCCCCGCCCGTACCGCGGCGGCCACGAACCCCGGAGGAGGTCGAGGCAGAGGCCCTGGGGTGGCTGCGCGGGCCGGAGTTCCGCCGAGGGCGCTGACGCGACGACCGTCGGTGTCAGCCGCGGGCCGGGCGGCCGACCACCAGGGCCAGGACGCCGGCCAGGGCGGCGGCCGCGGCCACACTGGTGA
- a CDS encoding MFS transporter → MPLVNKTDARSSVADRTTDAAVRPSVEAAPAGRRSTRAAPADAPRAWSAARLALTAFFAVDGFLFAAWVVRIPDIRAQVHASHSALGLALLCISAGAVATMALVGRLCLRYGSRRVTVASVALLSLAVPLPAHTHSVAALGAVLLLFGIGYGAANVSMNSAAVDLVAELRRPVMPSFHAGYSLGGLLGAAVGGLLAGTLSAAWALALGGALGLVVTALAGAVLLRGGGTTAPAVRAAAPAAVNGRGAGGHTRLLVVLLGLTALCTAYGEGALADWATLHLTDDVHASAGMAAAGYAAFAFAMTAGRVSGTWLSIRIGATRVMLFGGTTAAAGMLVAALVPAVPAVLGGFVLVGLGLANIFPLAIGRAGAAGGPQGVATASALGYAGMLIGPPVIGFLADAVSLPLALTSVAAAAALAGVLALVVGRPARG, encoded by the coding sequence GTGCCGCTAGTAAACAAAACCGATGCCCGATCCTCCGTCGCCGACCGCACCACCGACGCCGCCGTCCGCCCCTCCGTCGAGGCCGCACCCGCCGGCCGCCGCTCCACCCGTGCGGCACCCGCAGACGCTCCGCGCGCCTGGTCGGCGGCCCGGCTCGCCCTGACCGCCTTCTTCGCCGTCGACGGCTTCCTGTTCGCGGCCTGGGTGGTCCGGATCCCCGACATCCGGGCCCAGGTGCACGCCTCGCACAGTGCCCTCGGCCTGGCCCTGCTCTGCATCTCGGCCGGCGCGGTCGCCACCATGGCCCTGGTCGGGCGGCTCTGCCTGCGGTACGGCAGCCGCCGGGTCACGGTCGCCTCGGTGGCCCTGCTCAGCCTCGCCGTCCCGCTGCCCGCGCACACCCACTCCGTCGCGGCGCTCGGCGCCGTGCTGCTCCTGTTCGGCATCGGCTACGGCGCCGCCAACGTCAGCATGAACAGCGCCGCCGTCGACCTGGTGGCCGAGCTGCGGCGCCCCGTGATGCCGAGCTTCCACGCCGGGTACAGCCTCGGCGGCCTGCTCGGCGCGGCCGTCGGCGGCCTGCTGGCGGGCACGCTCAGCGCGGCCTGGGCGCTCGCCCTCGGCGGTGCGCTCGGACTGGTGGTGACCGCCCTCGCCGGCGCCGTGCTGCTGCGCGGCGGCGGGACCACCGCCCCCGCCGTCCGCGCGGCCGCACCGGCCGCGGTGAACGGCCGCGGCGCCGGCGGGCACACCCGGCTGCTGGTCGTCCTCCTCGGCCTGACCGCCCTGTGCACCGCGTACGGCGAGGGGGCGCTCGCGGACTGGGCGACCCTGCACCTGACCGACGACGTCCACGCGAGCGCCGGCATGGCCGCCGCCGGCTACGCGGCCTTCGCCTTCGCGATGACGGCGGGACGGGTGAGCGGCACCTGGCTGTCGATCCGGATCGGCGCGACCCGGGTGATGCTCTTCGGCGGCACGACGGCAGCGGCGGGCATGCTGGTCGCGGCGCTGGTGCCGGCCGTACCGGCGGTGCTCGGCGGGTTCGTCCTGGTCGGCCTGGGCCTGGCGAACATCTTCCCGCTGGCGATCGGCCGGGCGGGCGCGGCGGGCGGCCCGCAGGGCGTCGCCACGGCCTCCGCCCTCGGCTACGCGGGCATGCTGATCGGCCCGCCGGTGATCGGCTTCCTCGCCGACGCCGTGAGCCTGCCGCTCGCCCTCACCAGTGTGGCCGCGGCCGCCGCCCTGGCCGGCGTCCTGGCCCTGGTGGTCGGCCGCCCGGCCCGCGGCTGA